The Bernardetia litoralis DSM 6794 genome includes a window with the following:
- a CDS encoding RHS repeat domain-containing protein, whose product MQLRDSTDSLIVEKRQKITISATISWQKLVSELTIEKDGNLTVFIDNQDTEPVYFDELELRVESDPTLVITQEHHYYPFGMNLSGIERQGDLMYQFNGMVEKEEAFGLELYETPFRSYDAQLGRFWQVEPLADIYCGISMYQYAYNNPVSFNDPNGLSAVGDLWRSVRLAVKTTFARLGGNYGHVSINTNSGRWTSGTAGGRGGSSGGASGGGSMGGSGWLSGNRGFASMPTGSPRNRGIDMSDLRAGDPAGATRLVKDLKRFTGLGSLHINKNGFLDYNRSYWIGKVFGFNKIKNPSAIARRELIRAINSRTVTQVLNNYNGAHGKTASDPIDTGIGNKGDPNGNTILFDRWQIENIQLGASYGLRKAGLQRTWGLATNFLHEYKHTLKGGQLLDNHTESYPLGDTESWVNRIRSQMNLPLMQQYAQERYEEIINDEPYESAFGVMFFEQAGLKYFKSNYKLNENHLYMRFSSSFVGM is encoded by the coding sequence TTGCAGCTTAGAGATTCAACAGATAGTTTGATTGTTGAGAAGCGACAAAAAATAACAATTTCTGCTACTATTTCGTGGCAAAAACTAGTATCTGAACTCACTATTGAAAAAGACGGAAACCTTACTGTTTTCATAGATAACCAAGATACTGAACCTGTTTATTTTGATGAACTTGAACTACGAGTAGAAAGCGACCCTACTTTAGTCATTACCCAAGAACACCATTATTATCCATTTGGAATGAATCTAAGTGGCATTGAACGTCAAGGCGATTTGATGTATCAGTTCAACGGAATGGTAGAAAAAGAAGAAGCCTTTGGTCTTGAACTCTATGAAACACCGTTTAGAAGTTATGATGCACAGCTTGGGAGATTTTGGCAGGTAGAGCCGTTGGCTGATATTTATTGTGGTATTAGTATGTATCAATATGCTTATAATAATCCTGTTTCTTTTAATGACCCCAATGGGTTGAGTGCAGTAGGAGATTTATGGAGGAGTGTCAGATTAGCAGTAAAAACAACTTTTGCAAGGTTAGGAGGAAATTATGGACATGTTTCAATAAACACAAATAGTGGAAGGTGGACTTCTGGAACTGCTGGAGGTAGAGGAGGAAGTAGTGGAGGAGCTTCTGGTGGTGGAAGTATGGGAGGTAGTGGCTGGCTAAGTGGAAATAGAGGTTTCGCTAGTATGCCAACAGGAAGTCCAAGAAACAGAGGAATTGATATGAGTGATTTAAGAGCAGGCGACCCAGCAGGAGCTACTAGATTAGTAAAAGACCTTAAACGATTTACTGGTCTTGGTTCTTTACATATAAATAAAAATGGTTTCTTAGATTATAACAGAAGTTATTGGATTGGTAAAGTATTTGGTTTCAATAAAATAAAAAACCCTAGTGCAATAGCTAGAAGAGAACTAATACGAGCTATTAATTCAAGAACTGTAACACAAGTTTTGAATAATTACAATGGTGCACATGGTAAAACAGCAAGTGATCCTATAGACACAGGTATAGGAAATAAAGGAGACCCTAATGGTAATACTATACTTTTTGATAGGTGGCAAATAGAAAATATACAACTTGGGGCTTCCTATGGATTAAGAAAAGCTGGTTTACAAAGAACTTGGGGATTAGCTACTAATTTTCTTCATGAGTATAAACATACATTGAAAGGGGGGCAATTATTAGATAACCACACAGAAAGTTATCCTTTAGGTGATACTGAATCTTGGGTAAATCGTATTCGTAGTCAAATGAACTTACCTCTTATGCAACAGTATGCACAAGAAAGATATGAAGAAATAATTAATGATGAGCCATACGAGAGTGCTTTTGGTGTTATGTTTTTTGAACAAGCAGGATTAAAATATTTTAAATCTAACTATAAACTAAATGAAAATCATTTATATATGCGTTTTTCTTCTTCTTTTGTTGGAATGTAA